A portion of the Carya illinoinensis cultivar Pawnee chromosome 11, C.illinoinensisPawnee_v1, whole genome shotgun sequence genome contains these proteins:
- the LOC122281342 gene encoding uncharacterized protein LOC122281342 yields the protein MADDDLTKQWENLHLSREETTVVHFKTEVGNTNSSIRGKLGIIGRILSERGVNNEVFRSTMSQIWRLEGWVHFKDMNEQCFLIEFQSKKDKDKILSGRPWCFDRNLLTIQEVDESLSINVVNIQYEPFWVQCYNVPLAAMNEEIGIQIGENIGRVIRVDADSDGFAWGRCLRVRVHKPLLRGICMTREHNVHGSKEGYNQDINTHAQVKASPDPIGHRCMMDLDQDTDMSNNHTFQNRELSPTTTQATSQREKGPHLEVKPNISAVQVPTLP from the exons ACAACTGTTGTTCATTTCAAGACTGAGGTTGGAAACACAAACAGCTCTATCAGAGGAAAGCTCGGCATCATTGGTAGAATTCTCTCTGAAAGAGGAGTAAATAATGAAGTTTTCAGATCTACTATGTCACAGATATGGAGGCTAGAAGGTTGGGTCCACTTCAAGGATATGAACGAACAGTGCTTCCTCATAGAATTCCAAAGTAAAAAAGATAAAGACAAGATCTTGAGTGGGAGGCCATGGTGCTTCGACAGGAATCTCTTAACCATACAAGAGGTGGATGAATCTTTGTCTATTAATGTTGTTAACATCCAATATGAACCTTTCTGGGTCCAGTGTTATAATGTTCCTCTGGCTGCTATGAATGAAGAGATTGGGATACAGATTGGGGAAAACATTGGTCGAGTAATAAGAGTAGATGCTGATTCAGATGGGTTTGCGTGGGGCCGCTGCCTTCGAGTCAGGGTTCATAAACCTCTCCTGCGAGGTATATG CATGACTAGAGAGCATAATGTACATGGCAGTAAAGAAGGGTACAATCAAGATATAAATACTCATGCTCAGGTGAAAGCCTCCCCCGATCCCATAGGCCACAGGTGTATGATGGACCTTGACCAAGATACGGATATGAGCAATAACCATACCTTCCAGAACAGGGAACTGAGTCCAACAACAACCCAAGCCACCAGTCAAAGGGAGAAGGGACCACATCTAGAAGTCAAACCTAACATTTCTGCAGTCCAAGTTCCTACACTGCCATAG